The Tissierellales bacterium genome has a window encoding:
- the nifU gene encoding Fe-S cluster assembly scaffold protein NifU, whose protein sequence is MYSEKVMDHFTNPRNVGEIENADGVGEVGNAKCGDIMKMYFKIEDNIITDVKFKTFGCGSAIASSSMATELIKGKSVNEAMKITNRAVAEALDGLPPIKMHCSVLAEEAIKAALLDYSQKNNVHIEGLENFEPTEDHH, encoded by the coding sequence ATGTATTCAGAAAAGGTTATGGATCACTTTACAAATCCAAGAAATGTTGGAGAAATAGAAAATGCCGATGGTGTGGGAGAAGTAGGAAATGCAAAATGTGGGGATATAATGAAAATGTATTTTAAAATAGAGGATAATATTATTACCGATGTAAAATTTAAAACTTTTGGTTGTGGCTCTGCAATTGCTTCCTCTAGTATGGCTACAGAACTTATTAAAGGGAAAAGCGTAAACGAAGCTATGAAAATTACAAATAGAGCTGTTGCTGAAGCTTTAGATGGATTGCCGCCTATAAAAATGCACTGTTCTGTATTAGCAGAAGAAGCTATAAAAGCTGCACTTTTAGATTATTCACAAAAAAATAATGTTCATATAGAAGGGCTAGAAAACTTTGAGCCAACCGAAGATCATCATTAA
- the nifS gene encoding cysteine desulfurase NifS, with amino-acid sequence MRKYIYMDNASTTPVKKEVLDEMLPYFSENYGNPSSVYSLGSKSKNAVEISREKVANAIGAKPKEVFFTAGGSEADNWAIKGVASANKDKGNHIITSKIEHHGILHTCNYLEKKGFKVTYLDVDEYGVVNVEELKEAITDETILITIMFANNEIGTIQPIKEIGKIAKERNIYFHTDAVQAIGNIEIDVNELNIDLLSMAAHKIYGPKGTGALYVRSGVKIDPLIAGGGQERNRRAGTENVPGIVGMGKAIELVYENLEEKNTKIIKLRDRLIKGIFDNIDYVRLNGHPTNRLPGNVNICFEFIEGESLLLSLDMKGIAGSSGSACTSGSLDPSHVLLALGLPHEIAHGSLRLSFNENNTEEEIDYVVKSLIEIVGRLRRMSPLYEQIEKGEK; translated from the coding sequence ATGAGAAAATATATTTATATGGATAATGCATCTACTACACCTGTTAAAAAAGAAGTGTTAGATGAGATGTTACCATATTTCAGTGAAAACTATGGTAATCCATCAAGTGTATATTCTTTAGGGAGTAAGTCAAAAAATGCTGTCGAAATTTCAAGGGAGAAAGTAGCAAATGCAATAGGTGCAAAACCTAAAGAGGTTTTTTTTACTGCTGGTGGCTCAGAAGCAGATAATTGGGCTATTAAAGGCGTTGCTTCTGCAAATAAAGATAAAGGAAATCATATAATCACTTCGAAAATAGAACATCATGGTATACTTCATACTTGTAATTATTTAGAAAAAAAAGGCTTTAAGGTAACTTACTTAGATGTTGATGAGTATGGAGTAGTAAATGTTGAAGAATTAAAAGAGGCAATAACTGATGAAACTATACTTATTACAATTATGTTTGCTAATAATGAAATAGGAACTATCCAACCTATAAAAGAAATTGGGAAAATAGCAAAAGAAAGAAATATATATTTTCATACAGATGCTGTTCAGGCTATAGGAAATATTGAAATAGATGTTAATGAATTAAACATAGACTTGCTTTCTATGGCTGCCCATAAGATTTATGGACCAAAAGGAACAGGTGCATTATATGTCCGTTCAGGTGTGAAAATAGATCCATTAATTGCAGGAGGAGGGCAAGAAAGAAATAGAAGGGCAGGTACTGAAAATGTACCTGGAATTGTTGGTATGGGGAAGGCTATAGAATTAGTTTATGAAAATTTAGAAGAGAAGAATACAAAGATAATAAAACTTAGAGATAGACTAATAAAAGGAATTTTTGATAATATAGACTATGTAAGATTAAATGGCCATCCAACTAATAGATTGCCAGGAAACGTAAATATATGTTTTGAGTTTATTGAAGGTGAGTCTTTGTTATTAAGTTTAGATATGAAAGGTATAGCTGGTTCTAGTGGTTCTGCTTGTACTTCTGGTTCATTAGATCCTTCACATGTATTATTGGCTTTAGGGTTGCCACATGAAATTGCTCATGGTTCCTTAAGGCTATCTTTTAATGAAAATAATACTGAAGAAGAAATTGATTATGTAGTGAAAAGCTTAATAGAAATTGTTGGAAGATTAAGAAGGATGTCTCCATTATATGAACAAATAGAGAAGGGGGAAAAATAA
- a CDS encoding Fur family transcriptional regulator, which yields MDVNVDRMKEKLKKEGYKLTTQRRAILNVMLDNEDDHLSPEEIYDIVKKRYPEIGLATVYRTLQLFEQLDIIYKLNFDDGCSRYELNYDSGDHHHHHLICLKCGKVIEVKLDLLENLEIEIEKEGKFKITDHNVKFFGYCSECQK from the coding sequence ATGGATGTTAATGTTGACAGGATGAAAGAAAAATTAAAAAAAGAAGGTTATAAATTAACTACTCAGAGAAGGGCAATATTAAATGTTATGCTTGATAATGAAGATGATCATTTAAGCCCTGAAGAAATATATGATATTGTAAAGAAGCGTTATCCAGAGATTGGTTTAGCAACTGTATATAGAACTTTACAATTATTTGAGCAGTTAGATATTATATACAAATTAAATTTTGATGATGGTTGTAGTCGGTATGAGCTTAATTATGATTCTGGCGATCATCATCACCACCATTTGATTTGCTTAAAGTGTGGAAAAGTAATAGAAGTAAAATTAGATCTATTAGAAAATTTAGAAATAGAGATTGAAAAAGAAGGGAAATTTAAAATAACAGACCACAATGTTAAATTTTTTGGTTATTGTAGTGAATGCCAAAAATAA
- the ruvX gene encoding Holliday junction resolvase RuvX, whose translation MKRILGLDVGDKTIGVAISDPLFITAQGLKTIYRDEDIKKDLEELKSIIEEYDICKIVVGFPKNMNNTVGPQGEKVLKFVEEIKRNMDVGVILEDERLSTVAAEKMLIQGDVTRKKRKKVIDKVAATYILQIYLDRN comes from the coding sequence ATAAAAAGAATATTAGGGTTAGATGTAGGGGATAAAACTATAGGTGTAGCTATAAGTGATCCACTTTTTATAACTGCCCAAGGATTAAAAACCATATATAGGGATGAAGATATTAAAAAGGATTTAGAAGAACTAAAATCTATAATAGAAGAATATGATATATGTAAAATAGTAGTTGGATTCCCTAAAAATATGAATAACACTGTTGGGCCACAAGGAGAGAAAGTATTAAAATTTGTAGAGGAAATAAAAAGAAATATGGATGTAGGTGTAATATTAGAAGATGAGCGTTTGAGTACTGTAGCAGCGGAAAAAATGCTAATTCAGGGAGATGTGACTAGAAAAAAACGGAAGAAGGTTATTGATAAAGTTGCTGCTACCTATATACTTCAAATTTATTTGGATAGGAATTAG
- a CDS encoding IreB family regulatory phosphoprotein, with protein sequence MNNNINETMKFEPPKDNVNRVQEIILLVFEALEEKGYNSINQMIGYILSGDPTYITSYKDARSLIKKVERDELLEVILKSYLDNSNNRK encoded by the coding sequence ATGAATAACAACATAAACGAAACTATGAAATTTGAACCACCTAAAGATAACGTTAATAGAGTCCAAGAAATTATATTATTAGTTTTTGAGGCATTAGAGGAAAAAGGCTATAATTCTATAAATCAAATGATAGGATATATTTTATCTGGTGATCCTACTTATATAACTAGCTATAAGGACGCAAGAAGTTTAATTAAAAAAGTAGAAAGAGATGAATTACTAGAAGTAATATTAAAGAGTTATTTAGATAATAGCAATAATAGAAAATAG
- the alaS gene encoding alanine--tRNA ligase: MKKIGLHELRREFLDFFGDKNHLILSSFPLVPQGDESLLLINAGMAPLKPYFTGEKTPPKKKVVTCQKCIRTADIENVGKTDRHATFFEMLGNFSFGDYFKDEAIEWAWEFMTERLDIPEEDLWVSIYEDDDEAYNIWHEKIGIPEEKIIRLGKEDNFWELEVGPGGPCSEIYIDRGEKHGCGKPSCKPGCECDRFIEIWNLVFSQYDKDENGNYNPLPNPNIDTGMGLERIAAIMEGADNIFEIEEIKKIVNEIEKVSNIVYGEDLKDDESIRVITDHTRAAVFLVSDGVLPSNEGRGYVLRRLIRRASRHGKLLGIKGNFLHRIVTSVVKGWKEIYPEIEVRQEHIKKVITAEEEKFEETIHQGLNILDKYMEEMKENEEEFLNGKKAFKLYDTYGFPLDLTKEILEEKGLLVDEKAFNSEMEKQRERARKARSKEGHSGWIKTDHSFETEKLNGLVGEFNGYNNLEVNTKILALIKDGDIVESLNHGEQGIVVLERTPFYPEGGGQVGDKGVIKGLKFSSSVIDTKSLKQNIIGHFVEIKEGIIRINDEVTALVDKKSRTKTMRNHSATHLLHRALKDVLGDHVEQAGSLVLPNRLRFDFTHYESLSSEELKKIEDIVNLKIFENLSVYVEEKSLKEAESMGAVALFEDKYKDKVRVVKMGDYSIELCGGTHVKTTSEIGMFKIVGESSIASGVRRIEAVTGSGVYEYLTTTEDQIREVSNILKANKNNLSERANSLIGELKEKDKEIESLKAKMASSVADDILDQERVIDSVPVITYKVNNMDMDSLRNLGDELRQSFDTGIIVLASVSSKNVSFVSMVSKDLVDKGFHAGNMIREVAKVTGGGGGGRPNMAQAGGKDPSKVDEALKLIDVLIKEKMNKY, from the coding sequence ATGAAAAAGATAGGGTTACATGAATTGAGACGGGAATTTTTGGATTTTTTTGGAGATAAAAATCATCTGATATTATCAAGCTTTCCTTTAGTTCCTCAAGGTGATGAAAGCTTATTATTAATAAATGCAGGTATGGCACCTTTAAAACCTTATTTTACTGGTGAAAAAACCCCCCCAAAGAAAAAAGTTGTTACTTGCCAGAAATGTATACGGACTGCTGATATTGAAAATGTAGGTAAAACCGATCGACATGCTACTTTTTTTGAAATGCTAGGGAATTTTTCTTTTGGAGATTATTTTAAAGATGAAGCTATAGAATGGGCGTGGGAGTTTATGACAGAACGATTGGATATTCCAGAAGAAGATTTATGGGTATCGATTTATGAGGATGATGACGAAGCTTATAATATATGGCATGAAAAAATAGGTATCCCTGAAGAGAAGATAATAAGGCTAGGGAAAGAAGATAATTTTTGGGAACTAGAAGTAGGACCAGGAGGACCATGTTCAGAGATATATATTGATAGAGGAGAAAAACATGGATGTGGTAAACCAAGCTGTAAGCCAGGTTGTGAATGCGATAGATTTATTGAAATATGGAATTTAGTTTTTTCTCAATATGATAAAGATGAAAATGGAAATTATAATCCGCTTCCAAATCCTAATATAGATACGGGTATGGGATTAGAAAGAATAGCTGCCATTATGGAGGGAGCAGATAATATATTTGAAATAGAGGAAATAAAGAAGATAGTAAATGAAATTGAGAAAGTTAGTAATATCGTCTATGGGGAAGATTTAAAGGACGATGAATCAATAAGAGTTATTACAGATCATACTAGGGCAGCAGTTTTTCTAGTTTCCGATGGAGTATTGCCAAGTAATGAAGGTAGAGGCTATGTACTCAGAAGATTGATTAGAAGAGCCTCAAGGCATGGAAAATTGTTAGGAATTAAGGGGAATTTTTTACACCGTATTGTAACTAGTGTTGTTAAAGGGTGGAAAGAAATATATCCAGAAATTGAGGTAAGACAAGAGCATATTAAAAAAGTAATTACTGCAGAAGAGGAAAAATTTGAAGAGACTATCCATCAAGGCTTAAATATATTAGACAAGTATATGGAAGAAATGAAAGAAAATGAAGAAGAATTTTTAAATGGAAAAAAAGCTTTCAAATTATATGATACCTATGGTTTCCCACTGGATTTGACAAAAGAAATTTTAGAGGAAAAAGGGCTATTAGTAGATGAAAAAGCTTTTAATAGCGAAATGGAAAAACAAAGAGAAAGAGCTAGAAAAGCTAGAAGCAAGGAAGGACATAGTGGATGGATTAAAACTGATCATTCCTTTGAAACGGAAAAATTAAATGGTTTAGTAGGTGAATTTAATGGTTATAATAATTTGGAGGTAAATACTAAGATTTTAGCATTAATAAAAGATGGGGATATAGTAGAAAGTTTAAATCATGGAGAACAAGGAATAGTAGTTTTAGAAAGGACTCCTTTCTACCCTGAAGGTGGAGGTCAGGTTGGAGACAAAGGTGTAATTAAAGGTTTAAAATTTAGTTCTTCAGTAATAGATACAAAATCATTGAAACAAAATATAATTGGTCATTTTGTTGAAATAAAAGAAGGTATTATTAGGATTAATGATGAAGTAACTGCTTTAGTAGATAAAAAAAGTAGAACTAAGACTATGAGAAATCATTCAGCTACTCACTTACTACATAGAGCCTTAAAAGATGTTCTAGGTGACCATGTGGAACAAGCAGGTTCTCTTGTTTTACCTAATAGATTACGATTTGATTTTACTCATTATGAAAGCTTAAGTAGTGAAGAGTTAAAAAAGATAGAGGACATTGTAAATTTAAAAATATTTGAAAATTTATCCGTTTATGTAGAGGAAAAAAGTTTAAAGGAAGCTGAAAGTATGGGAGCTGTTGCATTGTTTGAAGATAAATATAAAGACAAGGTACGAGTTGTAAAAATGGGTGATTATAGTATAGAATTATGTGGTGGCACCCATGTAAAAACTACTAGCGAAATCGGTATGTTTAAGATAGTAGGTGAATCAAGTATAGCATCAGGAGTTAGACGAATAGAAGCTGTTACAGGTTCAGGAGTTTATGAGTATTTAACAACTACTGAAGACCAAATTCGGGAAGTTTCAAATATTCTAAAAGCAAATAAAAATAATTTATCCGAAAGGGCTAACAGTTTAATTGGAGAATTAAAGGAAAAAGATAAAGAAATAGAATCCTTAAAAGCAAAAATGGCTTCTTCTGTTGCAGATGATATTTTAGATCAGGAAAGGGTAATTGATAGTGTGCCAGTTATAACTTATAAGGTAAATAATATGGATATGGACAGCTTAAGAAATCTAGGTGATGAATTACGTCAATCCTTTGATACAGGCATTATAGTATTAGCTTCAGTTTCAAGTAAAAATGTGTCTTTTGTATCTATGGTAAGTAAGGATTTAGTTGATAAAGGATTTCATGCAGGTAATATGATTAGGGAAGTTGCCAAAGTAACTGGTGGCGGTGGTGGTGGCCGTCCTAATATGGCTCAAGCTGGTGGTAAAGACCCTAGTAAAGTTGATGAAGCATTAAAATTAATAGATGTGTTAATAAAAGAAAAGATGAATAAATATTAA
- a CDS encoding DUF1292 domain-containing protein, with the protein MEKLVLLDEKGVEQEFELLATFGLDDYDYVSLIPLNESDEDTYILRIEHDNNGDIILVGIEDNEELNDVILAYESLIEEKNRIE; encoded by the coding sequence ATGGAAAAACTAGTTTTATTAGATGAAAAGGGTGTAGAACAAGAATTTGAGTTGTTGGCTACTTTTGGTTTAGATGATTATGATTATGTATCTCTTATACCATTAAATGAATCAGATGAAGATACTTATATTTTAAGAATAGAACATGATAATAATGGAGATATAATATTAGTAGGTATAGAGGATAATGAGGAGTTAAATGATGTAATATTGGCCTATGAGTCTTTAATTGAAGAAAAAAATAGAATAGAGTAA
- a CDS encoding putative Se/S carrier-like protein, whose product MIARKYYICLLSTKNYAMQVMYVLEKLGYKRFELIFTPYEIKKGCNYSIKFNNLEDLNIIINEVYKLNINIESVYSIERINGKKVIKKINYFI is encoded by the coding sequence TTGATTGCTAGAAAGTATTATATTTGTTTATTAAGTACAAAAAATTATGCTATGCAAGTTATGTATGTGTTAGAAAAGTTAGGATATAAAAGATTTGAATTAATATTTACTCCTTATGAAATAAAAAAAGGATGCAATTATTCAATTAAATTTAATAACTTAGAAGATCTGAATATTATTATAAATGAAGTATATAAATTAAACATTAATATTGAAAGTGTATATAGTATTGAAAGGATAAATGGGAAAAAAGTTATTAAAAAGATAAACTACTTTATTTAA
- a CDS encoding DUF4489 domain-containing protein: MSKVYYYNPNKCCNKHDHFHEEHHKCKCHKPSKKDCKPQNTRLKCKEVCGAVNVPFINLATTPPVQTTIGNVSVDLRCFDKPKLKIDFSAIANINLTVATDFTLTFRVFRRCDDGPEVEIDTIVIPNTIPVTEAIVASNPVSFSICDEDFCPAKCCTYRITVEGTSTADITGSFNISKGVISTLVSEEC, translated from the coding sequence ATGTCAAAAGTTTATTATTATAATCCAAATAAATGTTGTAACAAGCATGATCATTTTCATGAAGAACATCATAAATGTAAATGTCATAAACCATCAAAGAAAGATTGTAAACCACAGAATACCCGCCTTAAATGTAAAGAAGTATGTGGAGCAGTAAATGTACCTTTTATTAATTTGGCGACTACACCACCGGTACAAACCACAATAGGGAATGTTTCTGTTGATTTAAGGTGTTTTGATAAACCAAAATTGAAGATAGATTTTTCTGCTATAGCTAATATTAATTTAACTGTAGCTACTGATTTCACATTAACATTTAGAGTATTTAGAAGATGTGATGATGGACCTGAGGTAGAAATAGATACAATTGTTATACCAAATACAATTCCAGTTACAGAAGCAATTGTTGCATCAAATCCAGTAAGTTTTAGTATATGTGATGAAGATTTTTGTCCAGCAAAGTGTTGCACTTATAGAATAACAGTTGAAGGGACATCTACTGCAGATATAACAGGTTCATTTAATATAAGTAAGGGAGTTATATCCACATTAGTAAGTGAAGAGTGCTAG
- a CDS encoding Rrf2 family transcriptional regulator, translating into MKLSTRGRYGLKAMFELALHYGEGPISLRNVASEQKISENYLEQLAAKLRKEGLLESVRGAQGGYMLAKAPDEITVGNVLRVLEGDMAPADCILDSELHKCSREEECVTKLVWLKIRDSIDEVIDTITLKDMIEEHDKLITEKN; encoded by the coding sequence ATGAAGCTTTCAACTAGAGGTAGATATGGTTTAAAAGCAATGTTTGAATTAGCCCTACATTATGGAGAGGGGCCTATTTCTTTAAGAAATGTAGCTAGTGAACAAAAGATATCTGAAAATTACTTAGAGCAATTAGCTGCCAAGCTTAGAAAAGAGGGACTACTTGAAAGTGTAAGGGGAGCACAAGGAGGATATATGTTAGCTAAAGCCCCTGATGAGATAACAGTGGGAAATGTATTACGTGTATTGGAAGGAGATATGGCTCCTGCTGATTGTATACTAGATAGTGAATTGCATAAGTGCAGTAGAGAAGAAGAGTGTGTTACAAAATTAGTTTGGTTAAAGATTCGTGATAGTATTGATGAGGTTATAGATACTATTACATTAAAAGACATGATAGAGGAACACGATAAATTAATAACTGAAAAAAATTAA
- a CDS encoding AI-2E family transporter, whose translation MDINFLIKIILILVAGLIFFITYYLINIGNKYIEKERNIKINWRKFLPIVIAIIIILLIIFILKRYSIVRETLNIILFSIIIAYILNPLVNYLEQRKIKRIWGILIIYILIFGIMVISVVSFVPKMAREFKNFTAVLPTYLNKASDFGDNAYKKYYDNMDNLPPVFQGIEESLIENISKLEIVIDKSIKRITNSIFNIFSKVLNLVVIPIITFYFLNDKNYFIKKTYLTIPKKYRQDAKRLGKEIDRALGEFIRGRIIVAIFVGVSTTILLLVLRVDFALLIGMIAGAVDIIPYFGPVIGIIPAAFFALLESPVKALWVVLIFIGIQQIENNIISPKVIGEGMGIHPITIILSLIIGGGIFGILGMVFAVPVVAIVKILFSFIIEKLNTS comes from the coding sequence ATGGATATAAATTTTTTAATAAAAATTATACTAATTTTAGTAGCAGGGTTAATTTTTTTTATTACATATTATTTAATTAATATAGGTAATAAATATATTGAGAAAGAACGTAATATAAAAATCAATTGGAGAAAATTTCTACCTATTGTTATAGCTATTATTATTATATTATTAATTATTTTTATTTTAAAGAGATATAGCATAGTAAGAGAAACATTGAATATAATATTATTTTCGATAATAATAGCTTATATATTAAATCCATTGGTTAATTACTTAGAACAAAGAAAAATAAAAAGAATTTGGGGTATTTTAATAATATATATATTAATTTTTGGTATAATGGTTATTAGTGTAGTTTCTTTTGTACCTAAAATGGCTAGGGAATTTAAGAACTTTACTGCTGTTCTTCCTACTTATCTCAACAAGGCATCTGACTTTGGTGATAATGCTTATAAAAAATACTATGATAATATGGATAATCTTCCACCAGTATTTCAGGGAATTGAGGAGTCGTTAATTGAAAATATATCTAAATTAGAAATTGTTATAGATAAAAGTATAAAAAGGATAACTAATTCAATATTTAATATATTTTCTAAAGTTTTGAATTTAGTCGTTATTCCTATAATAACTTTTTATTTTCTAAATGATAAAAATTATTTTATTAAAAAAACATACTTGACTATACCTAAAAAATATAGGCAGGATGCAAAAAGATTGGGTAAGGAAATAGATAGAGCATTAGGGGAATTTATAAGGGGACGAATAATTGTAGCTATATTTGTAGGTGTTTCTACTACTATCCTCTTGTTAGTATTGAGAGTAGATTTTGCTTTATTAATAGGTATGATAGCCGGTGCAGTAGATATAATACCTTATTTTGGACCCGTAATAGGTATAATTCCTGCAGCATTCTTTGCTCTTTTAGAAAGTCCTGTGAAGGCATTATGGGTTGTTCTAATATTTATAGGAATTCAGCAAATAGAAAACAATATTATATCTCCAAAGGTAATAGGTGAAGGTATGGGGATACATCCAATTACCATTATTTTATCTTTAATAATAGGTGGAGGTATATTTGGAATATTAGGTATGGTTTTTGCCGTTCCTGTTGTAGCTATTGTAAAAATACTATTTTCTTTTATAATAGAAAAATTGAATACAAGCTGA
- a CDS encoding PRC-barrel domain-containing protein, whose translation MLKYSELLISNLIDKENKTPIGEIVNVAFSEEFKRIVGLIVKNDKLYKNKILLPIENIVDIDKDSIIIVNENELKKEKPYEEKEINLVDWEVITEKLECIGYVKDMVIKKEDGKIIGFIISEGIIEDIVKGRKFLSSSKIIEINEKSIVIEKEDIKDIGKNGQCYKKIIELED comes from the coding sequence TTGCTAAAATACAGTGAACTATTGATTTCAAATTTAATAGATAAAGAAAATAAAACGCCTATTGGTGAAATAGTTAATGTAGCTTTTTCTGAAGAATTCAAGAGAATAGTTGGATTGATTGTTAAAAATGATAAGCTTTACAAAAATAAAATACTTTTGCCTATTGAAAATATTGTAGATATAGATAAGGACTCAATAATTATAGTAAATGAGAATGAATTAAAAAAAGAAAAGCCTTATGAAGAAAAAGAAATTAATTTAGTAGATTGGGAAGTTATTACTGAAAAGCTTGAGTGCATTGGTTACGTTAAAGATATGGTTATTAAAAAAGAAGATGGCAAAATAATAGGGTTTATAATTTCAGAAGGTATAATTGAAGATATAGTTAAAGGAAGAAAATTTTTGTCAAGTTCAAAAATTATTGAGATAAATGAGAAAAGTATAGTGATTGAAAAAGAAGATATTAAAGATATTGGTAAAAACGGGCAATGTTACAAAAAAATAATAGAATTAGAGGATTAG